One genomic region from Methanocorpusculum vombati encodes:
- a CDS encoding double-cubane-cluster-containing anaerobic reductase, translated as MNDLPADFDAFSEQHRKNFLRVRALSRENPIVGTFCTFVPRELIRAAGAVPVSLCGGTDTTIPAAETDLPVNFCPLVKSSYGSLRSDRCPYAHFAKLIVGETTCDGKKKMFEYISEEIPVHVIHLPQTIDEDSIALLTIEFRKFAKRLEEIFGAVITDEMVRDQIRAQNAERLALADVYHLAREDPPRISGRELFEMFNSVTSSYEPAGKLAELQNLKETYTARPVPMRHLKRILLTGSPVTKATVKVIDAIEAAGGTVVYLEGCIGSRAAELLVDEENPDVYDALARKYIRIPCSCMTPNTARLEIIGKKIDEYRVDGVVDMGLVACHTFNAESTKLRGYVSGVKKTPFLHLETDYSCADTGQISTRLSAFLEML; from the coding sequence ATGAACGATCTCCCCGCGGACTTTGACGCCTTCTCCGAACAGCACCGGAAAAATTTTCTGAGGGTTCGTGCGCTTTCCCGCGAGAACCCCATCGTCGGCACGTTCTGTACTTTTGTTCCCCGCGAACTGATCCGGGCCGCAGGAGCGGTGCCCGTCTCACTCTGCGGCGGAACGGACACCACCATTCCCGCAGCAGAAACTGACCTTCCGGTCAATTTCTGCCCGCTGGTGAAGTCCAGTTACGGATCGCTTCGGAGCGACCGCTGCCCCTACGCGCATTTTGCAAAACTTATCGTGGGCGAAACAACCTGCGACGGCAAGAAAAAGATGTTTGAGTACATCTCTGAAGAAATCCCGGTGCACGTGATTCATCTCCCGCAGACGATCGATGAGGACAGCATCGCGCTTCTGACGATCGAGTTCAGAAAGTTTGCAAAACGGCTGGAAGAGATCTTTGGCGCAGTCATCACGGATGAGATGGTGCGTGATCAGATCCGTGCACAGAATGCAGAACGGCTGGCGCTCGCAGATGTGTATCATCTTGCAAGAGAAGATCCGCCCCGGATTTCCGGCAGGGAATTATTTGAGATGTTCAACTCCGTTACGAGCTCATATGAACCCGCCGGGAAACTTGCAGAACTTCAGAACCTCAAAGAAACATATACCGCCCGGCCGGTTCCAATGCGGCACCTGAAACGTATTCTCCTCACCGGATCTCCGGTAACCAAAGCGACGGTCAAAGTCATCGACGCAATAGAAGCCGCCGGAGGCACGGTCGTATATCTTGAAGGCTGCATCGGCTCACGGGCAGCCGAACTCCTGGTGGACGAGGAAAATCCCGATGTCTACGATGCACTCGCCCGCAAGTACATCAGAATCCCCTGCTCCTGCATGACACCAAACACCGCCCGGCTTGAGATCATCGGGAAAAAGATCGATGAGTACCGGGTTGACGGTGTGGTTGACATGGGTCTGGTTGCCTGCCACACCTTTAACGCGGAGAGTACAAAACTCCGCGGATATGTGTCCGGGGTGAAAAAGACCCCGTTCCTGCATCTGGAGACTGACTACTCCTGTGCAGATACCGGCCAGATTTCAACCCGCCTGTCTGCATTTCTGGAGATGCTGTAA
- a CDS encoding class 1 fructose-bisphosphatase: MTTLQEYLKNSGVYEDLSKIILLIADQAAPIRAAFISNQSYADSTNASGEQQAAMDTWADTHITRVLAKSGLVHAVASEEQDDITTFSSSSKYSVVMDPLDGSSLISVNLCVGTIVGIYDGDVLQPGKNLKAAFYMLYGPMTTLTLSVGRGVAIFALNSDGVYQLMQDNVQIPEGNLYGSGGLRTEWLPEHAAFIADIEAAGGKNRYSGSFVADFHQVLKYGGVYAYPPTTKSPDGKLRLVFEVNPIGFLASQAGGAVSNGVSSTLAVVPARVHQRTPIYVGSRGMIAAIEKIHHA; this comes from the coding sequence ATGACGACCCTACAGGAATATCTCAAAAACTCCGGCGTATATGAAGATCTCAGCAAAATAATTCTCTTAATTGCGGATCAGGCGGCACCCATCCGTGCTGCGTTCATCAGCAACCAGAGTTATGCTGACTCAACAAATGCTTCCGGAGAGCAGCAGGCTGCAATGGACACCTGGGCCGATACGCATATTACCCGTGTCCTTGCAAAGAGCGGGCTTGTACATGCGGTCGCCTCCGAGGAACAGGATGACATCACCACATTCTCTTCATCGTCAAAATATTCGGTGGTGATGGATCCTCTTGACGGGTCTTCGCTTATCTCGGTGAACCTGTGCGTGGGTACCATTGTGGGCATTTACGACGGTGATGTGCTGCAGCCGGGAAAGAATCTGAAAGCTGCGTTTTATATGCTCTACGGGCCGATGACGACGCTTACGCTTTCGGTCGGGCGCGGTGTTGCGATCTTTGCCCTGAACAGCGACGGTGTGTATCAGCTGATGCAGGACAATGTGCAGATTCCGGAAGGAAATCTCTATGGTTCGGGGGGTCTCCGGACGGAGTGGCTGCCGGAGCATGCAGCGTTCATCGCAGATATTGAGGCGGCGGGCGGCAAGAACCGGTACTCGGGTTCGTTTGTTGCGGATTTCCATCAGGTGCTGAAGTACGGCGGGGTGTATGCGTATCCGCCGACGACGAAGTCGCCGGACGGAAAGCTTCGGCTGGTGTTTGAGGTTAATCCGATCGGATTTCTGGCGTCCCAGGCGGGAGGAGCTGTTTCCAATGGTGTTTCAAGTACGCTTGCGGTGGTGCCTGCACGGGTGCATCAGAGAACACCTATCTATGTCGGCAGCCGCGGCATGATTGCAGCAATCGAAAAAATTCACCATGCGTAA
- a CDS encoding fructose 1,6-bisphosphatase, translating to MTTTISVCALPLGGIAGSAAIFPDVLQRAAKVLKEAEGSLLTDSLVTHVADWLVMVMVHGEGGSSPLVTALKDAAIAAAAETAGKRRLFSRNEKPVMCGLSFAERESEPFVLFLADASAPKFWNPVLLSQFADPFATPALADGNGFVFCTEDAAMFQTPQDLHRLIAASKRSAIVGVAADADTPAASAGSGVVMIARAECPYPTTAELCGVFARPRVLPEGILCPVSLCDGRAVVRGVVPVVALGFSVADGKLSGPVDLFDNPAFDAARTAAGKLAGFI from the coding sequence ATGACAACGACAATTTCCGTGTGTGCTCTGCCGCTCGGCGGTATTGCCGGGTCTGCGGCGATTTTTCCGGATGTCCTGCAGCGGGCGGCAAAGGTGTTAAAAGAGGCTGAAGGCTCACTTCTGACGGATTCGCTGGTGACGCATGTTGCCGACTGGCTGGTGATGGTAATGGTGCATGGAGAAGGCGGATCGTCACCGCTGGTTACGGCCCTGAAGGATGCAGCGATTGCGGCGGCTGCGGAGACGGCAGGAAAGCGGCGGCTGTTTTCCCGCAATGAAAAGCCCGTAATGTGCGGGTTGTCGTTTGCGGAGCGGGAGAGTGAACCGTTTGTGCTGTTTCTTGCCGATGCATCTGCTCCGAAGTTCTGGAACCCTGTTCTGCTTTCCCAGTTTGCCGATCCGTTTGCAACCCCTGCTCTTGCGGACGGAAACGGTTTTGTGTTCTGCACTGAGGATGCCGCAATGTTTCAGACGCCGCAGGATCTGCACCGACTGATTGCTGCGTCAAAGCGTTCCGCAATCGTGGGTGTCGCTGCTGATGCGGATACTCCTGCGGCATCCGCCGGTTCGGGCGTGGTGATGATCGCCCGTGCGGAGTGTCCGTACCCGACCACCGCGGAACTCTGCGGCGTGTTTGCCCGTCCCCGCGTCTTGCCGGAAGGGATACTCTGCCCGGTGAGTCTGTGTGACGGCAGGGCTGTGGTTCGCGGTGTTGTTCCCGTAGTGGCTCTTGGTTTTTCTGTTGCTGACGGGAAACTCTCCGGCCCGGTGGATCTTTTTGATAATCCAGCGTTTGATGCAGCACGGACTGCGGCGGGAAAACTTGCCGGATTTATCTAA
- a CDS encoding ABC transporter permease, with protein MNKKKNASALNKIVSPIIFELSMRNLRLNFLRSMLSMIGIIIGVLAITSLGMMGAAFSTDMTSLLSSSTNSLTITSNEEKTVDGISVTGLSSKDIRDIEAAIRSVTSDYSLIPLYQGGRVVKFQNKEFGAQTYGLKPGDIPELVTILSGKVPRGTEGVLIGEKLADDHDLRIGSRLTMTDKNGATKAVRVVGILENTGMSLTFSTDSAIVGTTTWYESIVNTHNLYSSAMVKTGNLDNLDPISSAIEKRLNGRADRDTDNRVSVIDARQFAEMMQEGLGMISLFLVAIGGISLLVAAVAIFNVMLMSVKERIREIGILRSIGTLRNQVLLMFLYESAIIGLIGAMIGGILSVGASALVIGLLFGNISLMFAPEVLIYIPYGIVIGILVCLLSGLYPAWKAANLNPVDALASD; from the coding sequence ATGAATAAAAAGAAGAACGCATCGGCTCTCAATAAAATTGTCTCCCCGATCATTTTTGAACTGTCAATGCGGAATCTGCGTCTGAACTTCCTGCGGTCAATGCTTTCAATGATCGGCATTATCATCGGTGTTCTGGCGATTACCTCGCTTGGCATGATGGGAGCTGCGTTTTCAACGGATATGACGTCGCTTCTGTCATCATCAACGAACTCGCTGACAATCACATCGAATGAGGAGAAAACGGTGGACGGCATCTCCGTAACCGGGCTCTCCTCAAAAGATATACGCGACATTGAAGCAGCGATCCGGTCAGTCACCTCGGACTACTCGCTGATTCCTCTCTATCAGGGAGGAAGAGTAGTAAAGTTCCAGAACAAAGAATTTGGCGCCCAGACCTATGGTCTCAAACCCGGCGACATTCCCGAACTGGTGACGATTCTGAGTGGAAAAGTTCCCCGCGGCACAGAAGGAGTTCTGATCGGCGAAAAGCTTGCAGACGACCATGATCTCCGTATCGGCAGCCGGCTTACGATGACGGACAAGAACGGTGCAACGAAAGCTGTGCGTGTTGTGGGTATTCTGGAAAACACCGGCATGTCGCTGACGTTTTCCACCGATAGTGCAATTGTTGGAACGACAACCTGGTATGAATCAATCGTAAACACGCACAATCTCTACAGTTCTGCAATGGTGAAGACCGGCAATCTGGATAATCTGGACCCCATCTCCTCCGCGATTGAAAAGCGGCTGAACGGACGCGCCGACCGTGACACAGACAACCGGGTGTCTGTTATCGATGCACGGCAGTTTGCAGAGATGATGCAGGAGGGGCTTGGTATGATCTCGCTCTTCCTCGTTGCCATTGGCGGCATTTCGCTGCTGGTTGCAGCGGTTGCCATCTTCAACGTGATGCTGATGAGCGTGAAAGAGCGTATCCGGGAGATCGGTATTCTCCGCAGTATCGGTACGCTCCGCAATCAGGTACTGCTGATGTTTCTGTATGAGTCGGCGATCATCGGTCTTATCGGTGCGATGATCGGCGGTATCCTGAGTGTCGGTGCATCGGCCTTGGTGATCGGCCTGCTGTTTGGCAACATCAGTCTGATGTTTGCCCCAGAGGTTCTGATTTACATCCCGTACGGCATTGTGATAGGCATTCTGGTCTGTCTGCTGTCGGGTCTGTACCCGGCATGGAAGGCAGCAAATCTGAATCCGGTGGATGCACTGGCTTCGGACTAA